The DNA segment ATGTGGTACGTTTATTATAGAGAAGCCGATGGGTTGAGCCATAGGGACATTGAGAATGGGATGGCTAATTTTCGCATGCTGGGTGCGTTGTTCCATGCTCATCCCGACCAAGATCCCGATCATTTAGGCGACCGCATGGTGAAGCAGGTCGGTAAGGCTTTGGATGAAGGAAAATTTAACGAAGTGAAGGAAGTTCTGAATGTTTTCTATAGCCAGGGGCTGGAAATACCAATGGAAGGGTCGGACAGTTCTGTCCAAGCGCGTCCGATTCCTTATGATGCCTGGGAGCGAGAATGGAAGAAGGTGATGGGTGATGAGAACGGAGCTTAAGACGCTGGGGAGCCAGATCCGGCTCGATTTGAATATAGGTAAACAGCCGCTATTTCTCCTGACATTGATCATTTGCCTCTTCTATTGGTTTGTGATCCTGACAGGCAACGTGGATTATCCGCACACCGTGTATTATTACTCGGAAATGGGGATGTTCCCGGTTGTCATTATGTTCGCCGTCCTCCTCTTCGAGCGTGAAATCGGCGGGGGAAGCATGGAGGTTATCGGCACCTATCCTGTGTCCCTTAGGCTTATGGCTGTGAGGAAGTGGGTGCTGTCCCTTGTGCTCGCTGCAATAGCAGGAATGGGCTGGATGGCTGTGTATCGAATGAAATTCGGAGAAATCAAGACGGTCATGCATCCCTGGAACGGCGGTGAAGCTGTATCCCGTCAGGCAGGGTATCTAGAGCTTTTACTGCAGACGTTGCCGGCCTATATGCTGCTCACTTCTGTGGCGGTTCTGGGGATCGTCTGGTTCCAGAAGCTTTATGGCGGGCTGATTCTTTCGTTTGCCTTATGGATGCTTGACACCGTGAGCTTAGGAAGTGTCCTTGGAGACTGGACGTTGTATGCAGCTTTCCTACCCCAAGGAACCTCGTTCATCGCCAATCGAGTTATCCTACTGGTCTGTGCATGTCTTTTCCTGTTATGGGCTGTCTGGCTCATAGATATACGGGATCGCTGGATTGGAAGGGAAGAGGAGTAGAGAGGATTTTTGAGCATGTTGCTTTTGATAAAGAGAGAGGGGGGAAACGATGATTTCCGATCAGCAATTAACGGAGCGCATGGCAATGGGAGAGCAGGAGGCTTTCGAGCTTCTGGTTACCCGTTACCATGGTCCGTTGCTTAATTTCGTGACTCAGCAGCTGAAGGATCGGGGGAAGGCCGAGGATATCGTGCAAGAGACGTTCATCCGACTCATCCGGCACCTCCGGGAACATGGGGGGATGGAGCAGTTGCGGGCCTGGCTGTACAAGGTGGCGTTGAACCTGTGCCGGGATTATTGGCGCAGCGCTGCTTTTCGCTCCGAGCACACCGCTGCCGAGGCTATGCCGGAGAATGCCGATCCTGCTCCCGGAGCTCCAGAATTGCTGGAAAGGCAGGAGACAGCCAGGCAGGTTGCCGCCACTTTAGAGTATTTACCGGATGTTCAGCAGGAAGTGGTGAGGATGCGCTTCTTCCACGACCTGAAACTGCAGGAAATCGCGGAGCTGATGGAAATCCCTCTCAGCTCTGTCAAATCGCATTTATACGGAGCCTTGCGAAAATTAAAACGCATATTGGCTAAGGGCGCTGCCTCAGATTTATCTTCCCCGCAGGCGGGAAGCCGTAACCGAAGTAATAAGAATAAAGACAAGAACGAAGACAAGGAGGTGCCGCTTCATGAATCCGTCTATCGATAGAGAGCTTGAGCTGCTGGAGCAGCAACTGCAGGAGCCGTTACGGCGAGCGATGCAGCCTCCGCCATCTCCGATGGAGACAGCCGAGTTAATCCGCAAGCTTCAGCCCGAATTCGACGCGCTGAAGGCCGACCAGGCGTCAGAGTCGCTTCAGTTCAATGCACAGGTCGAGCCTCCAACTTTGCGGAAGCTGCTGCGCAGCCAATTCCGTCTGAATCGCAAATCATTGATATTGTCCAGTTCAGCGGTGTTTCTGATGCTCATTCTTCTCGTTGACCCGTACCAGCCGGTACTGTCCATCGGTGCACTGCCGAACTCGCTGTTTCCTGTTATTACGCCGCTGATGCTGATCGCCTCCATGCTGTTCAGCTATCGAACCTGGGATTCCGGGATGCGCTCGGTCGAGAGCATTACGCCGTATCCTCCTGCGCTTGTCATGTACAGCCGTATGCTTATGGTCATCGCCCTGGTTGTAGTCTGGGCATTTATCAGCTCGCTCATCGTAAGTGTCCGGGTTTTTCAGGCGGGTGAATTCGTCTTGCCGCTGGGGCCATTCCTGCTGCAATGGCTTGGGATCACACTTCTGACGAGCGGAGCGGCCATGTACGTTCTTTTCCGCAAAGGAATTTACTACGCGCTGGCTAGCGCCGTGGCTGTGTATGCGCTGTGGTTCATTTACATTGATAATTCCAGTTCGTACGTATTGCGCGTCGAATATCGAGCAGTGATTGACGGTTTGCTGCTGGCTGCAGGAGTGCTGCTGCTGCTTCGCTCATATTATCGCAGCCGCAAAATGAAATTCGAGATGAAGGCGGGTGCAGGCGATGATATCCATTGATTATGTACGGCAGCCTGTAGGCTCGTTTATGCTGGAGGTTGAACAACTGCGATTATATCCCGGGCTGACGCTGCTCGTCGGTGCCAATGGGGCGGGAAAGTCTACACTGCTGAAATTGCTGGCTACGGTGGAAAAACCGCGAAAGGGCAGGGTTACTTACCAACAGCGGGAAGCGGGCGATTACCTGCCGCTCGTTCGCAGCCAAATCGGATACGTACCTTCAGATCTGGAGCTGTATGAAGAGATGACGACCTATAAGCTGCTTGTTTATCTCGCCGAACTGAAAGGGGTATTTCAAATTGAGCCGGTCGAGCGCCTAATTCGTGATTTTCGGCTGGAGGCTTATCGCAATACCCGGATCAAACGTTTATCGATCGGTGTTCGCAGAAGAATTGCTATCGTCCAATCGCTGCTGGCCCAGCCGAAATTTCTCTTTCTCGATGAGCCGTTGAATGCCCTGGATTCGGGGGAGCGCAAAATGGCGATTACGTATTTAACCCGCTATGCGCTGGGACGAATCGTCGTAGCGGCCGTTCATGAATTGAATGAATGGGAAGCGGCGGCAAATCACATATTATGGCTTGATAACGGCAGGATTCGCTTTGAAGGGGAGGCCGCGGAATGGAAGTGGAATCTTCCCTCGAAGGTCTGGGAAGGGGTAATTACGAGGGAGCAGCTATGTCGTTTTCCGGAGCGGAGTGTTATGTTTATGAGAGAGCTTAAAGAAGGAATTTTTGTACGGCTCGTAGGGGATCGGTTGCCATTACCTGGTTTGGAAGAGGTTCAGCCGTCGATGGAGGATGCTTATTTTATCCGGAAGTTCTCCGCGAATTTTTCGAGCGTGTAGGCTATCCACATGTGGACAACTAGACCGAATTACTATTGAGGATGGTTATTGGCAGTAAAATGTGTATATGTGCACG comes from the Paenibacillus lentus genome and includes:
- a CDS encoding RNA polymerase sigma factor; this encodes MISDQQLTERMAMGEQEAFELLVTRYHGPLLNFVTQQLKDRGKAEDIVQETFIRLIRHLREHGGMEQLRAWLYKVALNLCRDYWRSAAFRSEHTAAEAMPENADPAPGAPELLERQETARQVAATLEYLPDVQQEVVRMRFFHDLKLQEIAELMEIPLSSVKSHLYGALRKLKRILAKGAASDLSSPQAGSRNRSNKNKDKNEDKEVPLHESVYR
- a CDS encoding ATP-binding cassette domain-containing protein produces the protein MISIDYVRQPVGSFMLEVEQLRLYPGLTLLVGANGAGKSTLLKLLATVEKPRKGRVTYQQREAGDYLPLVRSQIGYVPSDLELYEEMTTYKLLVYLAELKGVFQIEPVERLIRDFRLEAYRNTRIKRLSIGVRRRIAIVQSLLAQPKFLFLDEPLNALDSGERKMAITYLTRYALGRIVVAAVHELNEWEAAANHILWLDNGRIRFEGEAAEWKWNLPSKVWEGVITREQLCRFPERSVMFMRELKEGIFVRLVGDRLPLPGLEEVQPSMEDAYFIRKFSANFSSV